In a genomic window of Brassica rapa cultivar Chiifu-401-42 chromosome A10, CAAS_Brap_v3.01, whole genome shotgun sequence:
- the LOC103845765 gene encoding uncharacterized protein LOC103845765: MRSNLSRRIRKGRSYTNQTLSLIEKILKSNCEKKMSSRMRSSYLKPPLPKSPIRLRSRQVLLSNSSSSSTLITPPGVTKPGRRLSHGDAEAKLPIESEDVKTRAEASNLQNLAADSAPLVFERGRFYEEYSARRNERLKRKNKGEESVVKGVEPTTTKRRGTTKNTTKPRYSLRSMSMTKENKKPPLPLPIDVVVTSSKKKSVTTTTITMRGRRI; the protein is encoded by the exons ATGAGGAGCAATCTCAGCCGTCGGATTAGAAAAGGCCGCTCTTATACCAACCAAACTCTTTCTCTCAttgagaaaattttgaaatctaaCTGCGAGAAGAAGATGTCGTCGAGGATGAGATCATCTTACCTGAAACCACCGCTTCCCAAATCTCCGATCCGTCTCCGATCACGCCAAGTCCTCCTCTccaactcttcttcttcctccactcTGATAACACCACCAG GTGTGACGAAGCCGGGACGAAGGTTAAGCCATGGAGATGCGGAAGCTAAGCTCCCGATCGAGTCAGAGGATGTGAAAACCAGAGCTGAGGCGTCGAATCTGCAGAATTTGGCTGCAGATTCGGCTCCGTTGGTGTTCGAGAGAGGAAGGTTCTACGAGGAGTATTCGGCCAGGAGGAACGAGCGACTGAAGAGGAAGAACAAGGGGGAAGAATCTGTAGTCAAAGGAGTCGAGCCTACGACCACCAAGAGAAGAGGAACCACCAAGAACACTACAAAGCCGAGGTATTCTCTGAGGAGCATGAGCATGACCAAGGAGAACAAGAagcctcctcttcctcttcctatTGATGTTGTTGTAACTAGTTCCAAGAAGAAAAGTGTTACTACTACTACTATTACTATGAGGGGTAGGAGAATCTGA
- the LOC103845763 gene encoding RAN GTPase-activating protein 2 — protein MADTLDSRPHTFSIKLWPPSLPTRQALIERMTNNLSSKTIFTDKFGSLTKDQAMENAKRIEDVAFSTANLQFEREPDGDGGSAVQLYAKECSKMILEVLKKGPVCKAEEVSSASPCKETVFDISKDKRAFIEAEEAEELLKPLKEPGNGYTKICFSNRSFGLGAARVAEPILASLKDQLKVVDLSDFVAGRPEVEALEVMNIFSSALEGSVLSSLNLSDNALGEKGVRAFGTLLKSLSSLEELYLMNDGISKEAAQAVSELIPSTEKLRVLHFHNNMTGDEGAVAISEVVKRSPLLENFRCSSTRVGEGGGIALSEALENCTLMEKLDLRDNMFGTEAGVSLSKTLSRFDHLTEVYLSYLNLEDEGAIAVANALKDSAAPIEVLEMAGNDITVEAASAIAACVAAKQDLNKLNLSENELKDEGCVQIAKSVEEDHLKLQYIDMSNNYIRRAGARALAQVVAKKEGFKLLNIDGNIISEEGIEEVKEILKKTPEVLGALDENDPDGEEEEEDDEEDEEKEGEGNDELESKLKKLEVNEDD, from the coding sequence ATGGCTGATACACTTGATTCCCGACCTCACACATTCTCCATCAAACTCTGGCCACCGAGTCTACCCACAAGGCAAGCTCTCATCGAGCGCATGACCAACAACCTCTCTTCCAAAACCATTTTCACCGACAAGTTTGGCAGCTTAACCAAAGACCAGGCCATGGAGAACGCCAAAAGGATCGAGGACGTTGCCTTCTCCACCGCTAACCTACAGTTCGAGAGGGAGCCTGACGGTGACGGCGGCTCAGCTGTTCAGCTCTACGCCAAAGAATGCAGTAAGATGATCTTAGAAGTCCTCAAGAAAGGCCCTGTTTGTAAGGCTGAAGAAGTATCTTCTGCTTCTCCTTGTAAGGAAACTGTTTTCGATATTTCGAAAGACAAGAGGGCTTTTATTGAGGCAGAGGAGGCTGAGGAGCTTCTCAAACCGTTGAAGGAGCCTGGGAATGGTTACACTAAGATATGCTTTAGTAACAGGAGTTTCGGGTTAGGAGCTGCACGTGTCGCTGAGCCTATCTTGGCCTCTCTGAAAGACCAGCTTAAGGTTGTTGACTTGTCGGACTTCGTCGCTGGGAGACCTGAGGTTGAAGCTCTTGAGGTTATGAATATATTCTCTAGTGCCCTGGAAGGGAGCGTTCTCTCGTCTCTCAACTTATCAGACAACGCGTTGGGTGAGAAGGGTGTTAGAGCGTTTGGGACGCTCTTGAAATCTCTGAGCTCTTTGGAAGAGCTTTATCTGATGAACGATGGCATCTCTAAAGAAGCTGCACAAGCTGTCTCCGAGTTGATTCCTTCAACAGAGAAGTTGAGGGTCTTGCATTTTCATAACAACATGACGGGTGATGAAGGAGCGGTTGCGATCTCAGAGGTTGTGAAGCGTTCACCGCTGCTGGAGAATTTCAGATGTTCTTCAACAAGAGTTGGTGAAGGAGGAGGGATTGCTTTGTCGGAAGCACTTGAGAATTGTACTCTTATGGAGAAACTCGATCTGAGGGATAATATGTTTGGCACAGAAGCTGGAGTTTCTCTGAGCAAGACTCTTTCAAGGTTCGATCATTTGACTGAGGTTTACTTGAGTTATCTAAACTTAGAGGACGAAGGTGCCATAGCCGTAGCAAACGCTCTCAAGGACTCTGCTGCGCCCATTGAGGTTCTTGAGATGGCGGGAAATGACATAACGGTTGAAGCCGCTTCAGCTATAGCAGCCTGTGTGGCGGCGAAACAGGATCTGAACAAGTTGAATTTGTCTGAGAATGAGCTGAAAGATGAGGGGTGTGTCCAGATTGCAAAGAGTGTGGAAGAGGATCATTTGAAACTGCAATACATAGATATGAGCAACAATTACATAAGAAGAGCTGGAGCACGGGCCTTGGCTCAGGTTGTTGCTAAGAAAGAAGGCTTCAAGTTGTTGAACATCGACGGGAATATCATATCAGAGGAAGGCATTGAGGAAGTTAAAGAGATATTGAAGAAGACACCGGAGGTACTTGGAGCATTGGACGAGAATGATCCtgatggagaagaagaggaagaagatgatgaggaagatgaagagaagGAAGGTGAAGGGAATGATGAGTTGGAATCAAAGCTGAAGAAGCTTGAAGTTAATGAGGATGATTAA